One segment of Rhodococcus opacus B4 DNA contains the following:
- a CDS encoding cytochrome P450 translates to MHAHLRAAGPVVEATDADGLRVWIITRYDDVSRLLADPGIVNVRPGGPSGSPGLPLPPALARNLLNMVPDDHRRVRALAAPAFSRRRIGAVRQMVTARADGLLNELDPNETGVVDLFPAYASPLPADIIAEILGVTDTDADEFRTAAATVMAMNPGEPTADDPRIPAMTTIVLVLMRVIAAKRKSPGDDVITDWITARDAEDRLTEEELISLAFLTFLAGFENSVYQIANAIGILAGLDRDQLLVEIADDQLWRARVTHLVLDAAPGSYAIRRFPVENITVGGIRIPAGSPLYLSLRAATNDPARGERPDLAFGRGPHYCLGADLAVMQLDIATRRLFQRHPGLSLVKPWETLDRRHTWRTHGPTEMPVNLI, encoded by the coding sequence TTGCATGCGCACCTTCGCGCTGCCGGCCCAGTTGTCGAGGCCACCGACGCCGACGGACTGCGCGTCTGGATCATCACCCGGTACGACGACGTCTCTCGACTGCTCGCTGACCCCGGAATCGTCAATGTCCGGCCCGGCGGCCCGTCAGGCAGCCCGGGTCTTCCCCTACCACCGGCACTTGCCCGCAACCTGCTCAATATGGTCCCCGATGATCACCGGCGCGTCCGCGCTTTGGCAGCGCCCGCGTTCTCACGGCGACGAATCGGAGCGGTGAGGCAGATGGTGACCGCCCGTGCCGACGGACTCCTGAACGAGCTCGACCCGAACGAAACCGGTGTTGTCGACCTCTTTCCCGCCTACGCCTCTCCCCTGCCTGCTGACATCATCGCCGAGATCCTCGGCGTGACCGATACGGACGCCGACGAGTTCCGTACCGCCGCGGCGACCGTGATGGCAATGAATCCTGGCGAACCCACCGCGGACGACCCTCGCATCCCGGCCATGACCACGATCGTTCTCGTACTCATGCGTGTGATCGCGGCCAAACGGAAATCACCCGGTGACGACGTCATCACCGATTGGATCACCGCCCGCGACGCCGAAGACCGGCTGACCGAAGAGGAACTCATCTCCCTGGCATTCCTGACGTTTCTCGCCGGATTCGAGAACTCCGTCTACCAAATCGCCAACGCCATCGGCATTCTCGCCGGACTCGATCGAGACCAACTACTCGTCGAAATCGCCGACGACCAGCTCTGGCGCGCCCGGGTGACGCATCTTGTCCTCGACGCCGCGCCCGGGTCCTACGCGATACGGCGATTCCCGGTTGAGAACATCACCGTCGGCGGCATTCGCATCCCCGCCGGCAGTCCTCTGTATCTCTCCCTGCGCGCGGCGACCAACGACCCCGCCCGCGGCGAGCGCCCGGACCTGGCCTTCGGCCGCGGACCTCATTACTGTCTCGGCGCCGATCTCGCCGTGATGCAGCTCGACATCGCTACTCGCCGCCTGTTCCAACGCCACCCGGGCCTGTCCCTGGTGAAGCCATGGGAAACACTCGACCGGCGACATACCTGGCGCACTCACGGACCCACTGAGATGCCAGTAAACCTGATCTGA
- a CDS encoding GAF domain-containing protein: MTADALELTHAEPTHPIREWTTVFVGTGDEHHVVAEGAKIREWRNINNVVRGPARTAVLGLIRQCIADRDLRIEPFDGKVADALGPVGAAHPILTPDKSVVVAVQVWTGDPKKNPPDRPNVGAWEWVLSSEDNPPPPQLQLDPGAIELIGMSARHQDRSVFGPADLYTRSARLSDTLRHVRQIRDCQVKDRFDGTFTIRAETDVTRELRYAERCVEGPAGRRVRGICWDAGTDEARVHEAMLDAWLSTMLASTSGMYIAVGDLSYQYPYWLKWVTEHVPGLGHGVSTGQTFALHEEDWPKIIEWVQQVRKGPVSGTVRARRGGGGWLKAEFRGFLLDPLVSDSIGVAVISPEIETIPDETS; the protein is encoded by the coding sequence ATGACAGCTGATGCCCTCGAGCTCACACACGCCGAACCCACCCACCCGATCCGCGAATGGACGACCGTCTTCGTCGGTACCGGCGACGAGCACCATGTCGTCGCCGAAGGCGCCAAGATCCGCGAATGGCGCAATATCAACAACGTCGTTCGCGGACCTGCCCGCACGGCTGTCCTGGGGTTGATCCGTCAGTGCATCGCCGATCGTGACCTCAGGATCGAGCCGTTCGATGGCAAGGTCGCCGACGCCCTGGGACCGGTCGGGGCAGCCCACCCCATCCTGACTCCCGACAAGAGCGTGGTCGTAGCAGTTCAGGTCTGGACCGGTGACCCGAAGAAGAACCCGCCGGACCGCCCCAATGTCGGGGCATGGGAGTGGGTTCTGAGCTCGGAGGACAACCCGCCCCCACCGCAGTTGCAGTTGGACCCCGGAGCTATCGAGCTCATCGGGATGTCCGCCCGGCATCAGGATCGATCGGTTTTCGGTCCTGCGGATCTCTACACCCGTTCGGCCCGCCTGTCCGACACGTTGCGGCATGTGCGCCAAATCCGAGACTGCCAGGTAAAGGACAGGTTCGACGGCACGTTCACCATCCGGGCTGAGACCGACGTCACCCGGGAGCTGCGCTACGCCGAGCGGTGTGTGGAGGGCCCGGCGGGTAGACGTGTGCGCGGGATCTGCTGGGACGCGGGCACCGACGAAGCCCGTGTCCACGAAGCGATGCTCGACGCATGGTTGTCGACAATGTTGGCATCGACCTCGGGGATGTACATCGCGGTTGGGGATCTGTCGTACCAGTACCCGTACTGGCTGAAGTGGGTGACCGAGCACGTTCCCGGCCTCGGACACGGCGTGAGCACCGGACAGACCTTCGCGCTCCATGAGGAAGACTGGCCGAAGATCATCGAGTGGGTTCAGCAGGTGCGTAAGGGGCCGGTCTCCGGCACGGTGCGGGCACGACGGGGCGGTGGCGGCTGGCTGAAGGCCGAATTTCGGGGCTTCCTTCTCGATCCCCTCGTCAGCGACTCGATCGGTGTCGCGGTGATCTCCCCCGAGATCGAAACCATCCCTGACGAAACCTCCTGA
- a CDS encoding inner membrane-spanning protein YciB produces MFYNAALVVAFMATYKTAGIFAATVVVMAGVVGEIIVTVARRQRVDKLQWIGLCLVLVLGGSTLLFHNETFIKWRPTGVYWLIAGAFLTSLVVAKRDPVRLIIGRWVSAPDAVWRFLSWSWFMALVAVGAVNIVVAYTMSTDTWVNWRVFVAPGSLLALAVAQATWHRNYILTAWRDHQSEEAM; encoded by the coding sequence GTGTTCTACAACGCCGCGTTAGTTGTTGCGTTCATGGCCACCTACAAGACCGCCGGAATCTTCGCGGCGACGGTCGTGGTCATGGCCGGCGTCGTCGGCGAGATCATCGTGACGGTGGCCCGACGCCAACGGGTCGACAAACTGCAGTGGATCGGTCTATGCCTTGTGCTCGTCCTCGGTGGTTCGACTCTGTTGTTCCACAACGAGACCTTCATCAAGTGGCGTCCCACAGGGGTGTACTGGCTAATTGCCGGCGCTTTCCTGACGTCGTTGGTGGTCGCGAAGCGTGACCCGGTGCGTCTGATCATCGGACGATGGGTGAGCGCACCGGACGCTGTCTGGCGCTTCCTCAGTTGGAGTTGGTTCATGGCACTGGTCGCGGTCGGCGCCGTCAATATCGTGGTCGCCTACACGATGTCCACGGATACCTGGGTCAACTGGCGTGTCTTCGTCGCACCCGGAAGCCTCTTGGCTCTCGCTGTCGCCCAAGCCACCTGGCATCGCAACTACATCCTCACGGCATGGCGCGACCACCAATCCGAGGAAGCTATGTAA
- a CDS encoding helix-turn-helix domain-containing protein, whose protein sequence is MRGFQPDQLEKARRSAGVSQRELARLARLNADTIRRWELGDSSPQVDLLARVTAAIGVSISDLVKVPEGDRYPGDWRILRGLTQPQLGAAAGVTTQIVGSVERGEISLSDNMARKLSAALQIPESELRASYERVRTRPAGTPA, encoded by the coding sequence ATGCGCGGATTCCAGCCTGATCAACTGGAGAAAGCCCGCCGATCTGCTGGTGTATCGCAGCGCGAACTCGCGCGCCTGGCGCGACTCAATGCCGACACGATTAGGCGATGGGAACTTGGCGACTCGTCGCCGCAGGTTGATTTGCTCGCCCGTGTCACCGCCGCGATTGGGGTGTCCATTTCCGACCTCGTCAAGGTTCCGGAGGGTGACCGCTACCCTGGCGATTGGCGGATTCTGCGAGGGCTTACCCAGCCACAGCTCGGCGCCGCTGCCGGCGTCACCACCCAAATCGTTGGAAGTGTCGAACGAGGCGAGATTTCGCTGTCTGACAACATGGCAAGGAAGCTCTCTGCAGCGCTTCAAATCCCTGAAAGCGAACTGCGGGCGAGCTACGAGCGGGTACGAACCCGCCCCGCCGGCACTCCCGCGTAG
- a CDS encoding IS110 family transposase — MIFVGDDWAEQHHDVHLMDDTGRRLSSRRLPEGLAGICTLHELIAGHADEPGQVVIGIETDRGLWVQALTAAGYQVYPINPLAVARYRDRHHVSGAKSDAGDAKLLADLVRTDRHNHRPIAGDSPDVEAIKVLARGHQNLIWARTRQTNALRSALREYYPAALEVFDDLHDRDTLAVLGRAPTPAEAAHLTLPAIRSALKRAGRQRNLDTRAREIRAGLRVEQLAAPAPVVAAFAATTRAAVGLIVELNRQIIELESTLADHFESHPDADIYRSLPGLGVVLGARVLGEFGDDPDRYTTAKSRRNYAGTSPLTVASGKKRAVLARHVRNRRLYDAIDQWAFCALSSSPGAREFYDQRRDAGDLHHQALRALGNRLVGLLHGCLRHHTHYDEHIAWDHRTIRAA, encoded by the coding sequence ATGATCTTCGTCGGAGACGACTGGGCCGAACAACATCACGATGTCCATTTGATGGACGACACGGGCAGGCGACTGTCGTCGCGTCGGCTGCCGGAAGGACTCGCCGGCATCTGCACATTGCACGAACTGATAGCCGGCCACGCCGACGAGCCGGGTCAGGTCGTGATCGGCATCGAAACCGACCGCGGTCTGTGGGTACAGGCGCTGACCGCCGCCGGCTATCAGGTGTACCCGATCAACCCCCTCGCGGTCGCACGCTACCGCGACCGTCACCACGTCTCGGGCGCGAAGTCCGACGCCGGTGACGCCAAACTGCTCGCGGACCTGGTACGCACGGACCGGCACAATCATCGCCCGATCGCCGGCGACAGCCCGGACGTGGAGGCGATCAAGGTCCTCGCCCGCGGACACCAGAACCTGATCTGGGCCCGGACCCGGCAAACCAACGCGCTGCGCTCGGCGCTGCGCGAGTACTACCCGGCCGCGCTGGAGGTGTTCGACGACCTGCACGACCGCGACACCCTCGCCGTACTCGGTCGCGCCCCGACACCCGCCGAGGCCGCGCACCTGACCCTGCCGGCGATCCGATCCGCGCTCAAAAGGGCTGGTCGGCAACGAAATCTCGATACCCGGGCCCGCGAAATCCGGGCCGGGTTGCGGGTCGAGCAGCTCGCCGCGCCGGCGCCGGTCGTCGCCGCGTTCGCCGCCACCACCCGCGCGGCGGTCGGTCTCATCGTCGAGTTGAACCGGCAGATCATCGAACTCGAGTCCACACTGGCCGACCATTTTGAGTCACACCCGGACGCCGACATCTACCGTTCCCTGCCAGGACTTGGTGTTGTGCTCGGCGCCCGGGTGCTCGGTGAGTTCGGGGACGACCCCGACCGCTACACCACCGCCAAGTCTCGCAGAAACTACGCCGGCACCTCCCCGCTGACGGTCGCGTCGGGCAAGAAACGCGCGGTACTCGCCCGCCACGTCCGCAACCGGCGTCTCTACGACGCTATCGACCAGTGGGCGTTCTGCGCTTTGTCGTCCAGTCCCGGTGCCCGGGAGTTCTACGACCAGCGACGCGACGCCGGCGATCTGCACCACCAAGCGCTCCGCGCCCTCGGCAACCGCCTCGTCGGCCTCCTCCACGGCTGCCTCCGCCACCACACCCACTACGACGAACACATCGCCTGGGATCACCGCACCATCCGGGCTGCTTGA
- a CDS encoding ParA family protein, with the protein MTRKCAICNQKGGVGKTATTLGLASAISNAGGHVLIVDVDPQGNATNGVGVTITDEMLTTYDLMSRTASGTAIDAVIATPWDGVDLIPADQTLANIESDGANDLIFRLDIAFEGLDLSAYDAVLFDCPPSLGKLLFAVFCAVDGVIAVTEPTIDSVQGVTKLFETVENVQRRPNPNLAIDKIVLSRQRGTGEHRFRESELREVYGDLVARTTIPEYATRQDAHSARTPIHKFTGGKSLSLQLAYTDLLNELPIKTAGATV; encoded by the coding sequence ATGACACGCAAATGCGCGATCTGCAATCAGAAAGGGGGAGTGGGCAAGACCGCCACGACCCTCGGTCTCGCGAGCGCAATAAGCAACGCCGGCGGACACGTCCTCATCGTCGACGTCGACCCCCAGGGCAACGCCACCAACGGCGTAGGCGTCACCATCACCGACGAGATGCTGACAACCTACGACCTGATGAGCCGAACCGCGTCGGGCACGGCGATCGACGCCGTCATTGCCACCCCATGGGACGGCGTCGACCTGATCCCGGCCGACCAGACGCTCGCGAACATCGAGTCGGATGGGGCCAACGACCTCATCTTCCGCCTCGACATCGCCTTCGAGGGCCTCGACCTCTCCGCCTACGACGCAGTCCTCTTCGACTGCCCACCGTCGCTCGGCAAACTCCTCTTCGCCGTCTTCTGTGCAGTGGACGGGGTCATTGCAGTGACCGAGCCCACTATCGACAGCGTCCAAGGCGTCACCAAGCTCTTCGAAACCGTCGAGAACGTCCAGCGACGCCCCAACCCGAACCTGGCCATCGACAAGATCGTCCTCAGCCGACAGCGGGGGACAGGCGAACACCGATTCCGGGAGAGCGAACTGCGCGAGGTCTACGGCGACCTCGTCGCGCGCACCACCATCCCGGAATACGCCACGCGGCAGGACGCACACAGCGCGCGCACCCCGATCCACAAATTCACAGGCGGAAAATCGCTGTCACTGCAGCTCGCCTACACCGACCTTCTCAACGAACTACCCATCAAGACCGCAGGAGCGACCGTATGA
- a CDS encoding DUF2637 domain-containing protein: MNDLSIRAARIQLRALIAALIVAIAIAVGITTGAFVLSFAVQRDLALQAGIPHYLTWIFPAIVDGAILGATIAIVALSKINGSATGKHFFLWLAVVVVFISVFGNAYHAYRAGEAAARSAAAGIDLGYTPLTPTGASLIAVIPPLLVLAFTHGVGILIKAIGTAHTEYTAVVRDTRDREQQDGEDIADHYPTVAAESMPASERNVGHVADIVAPHIAQDPDVAPRIAQDPDVAPRIAQTVAQFADVATADDSSALDDSRAAAVTGPESSTGVADAAQPTETNPDDRTDVATLTEEHVARNALDGSNAAALKVSNALEDSQEPFVLPDEAQTIENLLDFIETCADFEPVVKETARLRIIEQHSYAEIATLTRAKAASTAMRRFDKVAQRAVDAGFRTPPLPELEEIADGRNAATLDPQYTLVGTP, translated from the coding sequence ATGAACGACCTTAGTATCCGAGCAGCACGAATCCAGCTCCGCGCCCTCATTGCGGCCCTAATCGTTGCGATCGCCATTGCGGTCGGTATCACCACCGGAGCGTTCGTGCTGTCGTTCGCCGTGCAACGCGACCTCGCATTGCAGGCCGGAATCCCGCACTACCTCACCTGGATCTTCCCCGCCATTGTCGACGGCGCAATCCTCGGCGCAACGATCGCCATCGTTGCGCTAAGCAAAATCAACGGCAGCGCAACGGGGAAGCATTTCTTCCTCTGGCTCGCAGTGGTCGTCGTCTTCATCAGCGTCTTCGGCAACGCCTACCACGCCTACCGCGCCGGGGAAGCCGCCGCACGGAGTGCTGCAGCTGGCATCGACCTGGGATACACCCCACTGACTCCAACCGGCGCATCGCTCATCGCAGTCATCCCGCCACTTTTGGTCTTAGCTTTCACCCACGGTGTCGGAATCCTCATCAAGGCCATCGGCACCGCCCACACCGAGTACACCGCGGTCGTCCGAGACACCCGCGACCGCGAACAGCAGGACGGTGAGGACATCGCGGACCATTATCCGACGGTGGCGGCAGAGTCGATGCCGGCATCCGAACGGAACGTTGGCCATGTTGCGGACATCGTTGCGCCGCACATTGCTCAGGACCCCGACGTTGCGCCGCGCATTGCTCAGGACCCCGACGTTGCGCCGCGCATTGCTCAGACCGTTGCGCAGTTCGCCGACGTTGCAACGGCAGACGACTCCTCGGCACTCGACGACAGCCGTGCGGCCGCCGTAACCGGACCTGAGAGTTCCACTGGCGTTGCGGATGCCGCGCAACCAACCGAAACGAACCCAGATGACCGCACCGATGTTGCGACCCTCACCGAGGAGCACGTTGCGCGCAATGCACTGGACGGAAGCAATGCCGCTGCACTGAAGGTCAGCAATGCGCTCGAGGACTCGCAAGAGCCATTCGTGTTGCCGGACGAGGCCCAGACCATCGAGAACCTCCTCGACTTCATCGAAACGTGCGCCGACTTCGAGCCTGTAGTGAAGGAGACGGCCCGACTGCGGATCATCGAACAGCACAGCTACGCGGAGATCGCCACCCTCACGCGGGCCAAGGCCGCAAGCACCGCAATGCGCCGGTTCGACAAGGTTGCGCAACGCGCGGTCGACGCCGGGTTCCGGACGCCCCCGTTGCCGGAACTCGAGGAGATTGCGGACGGACGCAATGCGGCAACGCTCGATCCGCAGTACACATTGGTCGGGACACCCTGA
- a CDS encoding phospholipase D family protein, translating into MGTTFHGPSPWPHITRAIRTRGARYAAIGYLGQDAPALLPLRAGDVLVVNASKAAVRAHATSPAALAYYVNKGVRVLSSPTLHAKVIVTNTRAVIGSANASENSTLADDAVVITDDPEIVASVRKFIDGLDEITEVDQVFLDDAILEWEIGRAVPLPGVTGRVRTETDFLPTPVTRMFVKHAVDYEPTRTEQQVLDEQRGRHHSRGGPAAKYQLESLRLDRPSGVRRGDVIVFVSADDEWIYAPAVVVSDPMKIPRSGGAVLYFLRLRTGLSPLPLPGAEKALTNLGHPGSRLRTDHYVRSPGLRSALLGLWDL; encoded by the coding sequence ATGGGGACCACCTTCCACGGGCCGAGCCCGTGGCCACACATCACCCGCGCCATCCGCACCCGCGGCGCCCGGTACGCCGCGATCGGCTACCTCGGACAGGACGCGCCCGCCCTGCTTCCGCTGCGCGCCGGGGACGTCCTGGTCGTCAACGCCTCCAAGGCCGCGGTCCGGGCGCACGCCACCTCCCCCGCCGCCCTCGCGTACTACGTGAACAAGGGGGTGCGGGTGCTGTCGTCGCCGACCCTGCACGCCAAGGTGATCGTCACCAACACCCGGGCGGTGATCGGGTCGGCGAATGCGTCGGAAAACTCCACCCTGGCCGACGACGCTGTGGTCATCACCGACGACCCCGAGATCGTCGCCTCCGTGCGTAAGTTCATCGACGGCCTCGACGAGATCACCGAGGTCGATCAGGTGTTCCTCGACGACGCGATCCTCGAGTGGGAGATCGGCCGCGCGGTCCCCCTGCCCGGGGTCACCGGCCGCGTCCGCACCGAGACCGATTTCCTGCCGACGCCGGTGACCCGGATGTTCGTCAAACACGCCGTCGACTACGAACCCACCCGCACCGAACAACAGGTCCTCGACGAGCAGCGGGGCCGGCACCACAGCCGCGGCGGCCCGGCGGCGAAGTACCAGCTCGAATCGCTTCGCCTCGACAGGCCCAGCGGGGTGAGACGGGGCGACGTGATCGTCTTCGTCTCGGCCGATGACGAGTGGATTTACGCGCCGGCGGTCGTGGTGTCCGATCCGATGAAGATCCCGCGGTCCGGTGGAGCGGTTCTGTACTTCCTCCGCCTGCGCACCGGCCTGTCTCCGCTCCCCCTCCCCGGCGCCGAGAAGGCGCTGACCAATCTCGGGCACCCCGGGTCACGGCTGCGGACCGACCACTACGTCCGCTCCCCTGGCCTTAGGTCCGCGTTGCTGGGGCTGTGGGACCTCTGA
- a CDS encoding cutinase family protein — MPARRSRTRRTVALIATATVVVGVALTAPAIANAAPVGCVSTFNLLIPGTWETNEHADPNQPVGMLAPVAEAIRAQNGARAQIYTLPYMASAFDNGHTYADSKLDAVSKATAVLKSYADKCRGAKITITGYSQGADAAGDLASAIGNDQGPVDADQVLGVALIADPGAGTKGAAPVGPTTSGEGIAGPRSQGMGTLSGRVASICDPKDLYCSIRKGANPFLGSLGSILSKTPGNTSTGAGADGGTAAVAHALTSDFTDADLPGLGSNVDALGQQLSGNGTGGSIDVNQIADSATSLSKTLSPLVDLLQSGAANTAATSKLAAAPVGTPENAAAQVLTTASHADLGGALDSVATIANTAAKLANNGATTLPATAPEISQLAGTAASLGSQIAPVAATPADALSSASSVLSVLKPKVVVDQALNVVTGVTALDIPKILNNLIVLPQRIAAGDVRAARDTARELNVQFEPIVKMAAGVDLKWVSQILAIIPDPSGYTQIAALVTSILGNVDVIKLATIAGQAQEIAWAAADKLFPPPGVLPDPVGAAAQTTALIPLGLDLASVAANMLTGKASKTDPALLGKQTNPVGNAITTQAQTLDLAGLAGSVSTMTQSQGAEDLAAVVGEGLNAASFFASGAHQSYQNLVVDNAGRNAIQWVSDWLNLQITRAA; from the coding sequence ATGCCCGCCAGACGTTCGAGAACCCGTCGCACGGTCGCCCTGATCGCCACTGCGACCGTCGTCGTCGGCGTCGCTCTTACCGCACCCGCGATCGCCAACGCCGCCCCGGTGGGCTGTGTGTCGACATTCAACCTGCTCATCCCCGGCACATGGGAGACCAACGAGCACGCCGACCCGAACCAGCCCGTAGGCATGCTCGCCCCGGTCGCGGAGGCAATCAGGGCACAGAACGGTGCCCGCGCACAGATTTACACGCTGCCGTACATGGCGTCCGCGTTCGACAACGGCCACACCTACGCCGACAGCAAACTCGACGCGGTCAGCAAGGCCACCGCCGTGTTGAAGTCCTACGCCGACAAATGCCGGGGCGCGAAGATCACGATCACCGGATACTCCCAGGGTGCAGACGCTGCAGGCGATCTCGCGTCGGCGATCGGAAACGATCAAGGGCCGGTCGATGCGGACCAGGTCCTCGGTGTGGCGCTGATCGCCGACCCGGGTGCCGGCACGAAGGGCGCCGCACCGGTCGGACCGACGACCTCCGGGGAGGGGATCGCCGGTCCCCGGTCGCAGGGCATGGGCACGCTGTCGGGGCGGGTCGCCTCGATCTGCGATCCGAAAGACCTGTACTGCTCGATCCGCAAGGGCGCCAACCCGTTCCTCGGATCGCTCGGATCGATCCTGTCGAAGACCCCCGGCAACACCAGCACCGGTGCCGGCGCGGATGGTGGTACCGCGGCGGTCGCCCACGCGCTGACCTCGGATTTCACCGACGCCGACCTGCCCGGTCTCGGATCGAATGTCGACGCGCTCGGACAGCAACTGTCCGGCAACGGTACCGGCGGCTCGATCGATGTGAACCAGATCGCCGACTCCGCAACCTCGCTGAGTAAGACGCTCAGCCCACTGGTCGACCTGCTGCAGTCCGGGGCCGCGAACACCGCCGCCACCAGCAAGTTGGCCGCAGCCCCGGTGGGTACACCGGAAAACGCGGCCGCACAGGTCCTCACCACAGCCAGCCATGCGGACCTGGGCGGTGCACTCGACTCGGTGGCCACGATCGCGAACACCGCAGCCAAACTCGCCAATAACGGCGCCACCACCCTGCCCGCCACCGCACCCGAAATCTCTCAACTCGCGGGCACCGCCGCATCACTCGGTAGCCAAATCGCACCCGTCGCCGCCACCCCGGCAGATGCCCTCTCCTCCGCGTCGAGCGTGCTGTCGGTCCTCAAACCGAAAGTCGTCGTCGACCAGGCCCTGAACGTCGTCACCGGCGTCACTGCCCTCGATATTCCGAAGATCCTGAACAACCTGATCGTGCTCCCGCAAAGAATTGCCGCCGGCGATGTCCGCGCCGCCCGCGATACCGCCCGAGAGCTGAACGTGCAGTTCGAGCCCATAGTGAAGATGGCCGCCGGTGTCGACTTGAAGTGGGTCTCCCAGATCCTCGCGATCATCCCGGACCCGTCCGGATACACCCAGATCGCAGCGTTGGTCACCAGCATCCTCGGCAACGTCGACGTGATCAAGCTGGCCACCATCGCCGGTCAAGCCCAGGAAATTGCGTGGGCCGCCGCGGACAAGCTCTTTCCCCCGCCCGGGGTATTACCCGACCCGGTCGGTGCCGCGGCACAGACCACGGCGTTGATCCCACTCGGCCTCGACCTCGCCTCGGTGGCCGCGAACATGCTCACCGGCAAAGCCAGCAAGACCGACCCCGCGCTGCTCGGCAAACAGACCAATCCCGTGGGCAACGCGATCACCACGCAGGCGCAGACCCTCGACCTCGCAGGACTCGCCGGGTCGGTGTCGACGATGACGCAGTCGCAGGGGGCCGAGGATCTCGCCGCGGTAGTCGGCGAGGGCCTGAACGCGGCCAGCTTCTTCGCCTCCGGTGCACACCAGAGCTACCAGAACCTCGTCGTCGACAACGCCGGCCGCAACGCCATCCAGTGGGTCTCGGATTGGCTGAACCTGCAGATCACCCGCGCCGCCTGA
- a CDS encoding MFS transporter: MVSESTLTTRAGSTVTRSARRAIVAASFGTYVEYYDFVVYGYVAVYIAHAYFPSDNPLVGLLLTFGAFAASYVARPLGAVIFSPLGDKYGRKTVLAVVILMMTLATAAIGLLPTYAQIGLFAPILLTVLRVLQGISAGGEYGGATSLIAEFSPPDKRGFYVGFIALTTGLALLTGSIVALSLTRMLPEESMLSWGWRIPLLLSLPLGLVGLYIRFKLEETPHFAALSSQEKAVNKPLATTVKRDYKTVILTIGLAATNASLLAVYFIYMPSALKQFGNFEAADAQLITFSGLAAYCLAIVPFAKLTDKVGRRPQLIASTIALVLVIYPSFLLVSHGSIALAVLGMVIVTPLMAANVTAVLPLLTELFTTANRYTGLSLGWQIATTLFSGPTPVVLAALAGAAGATMPAFYAMAIVALSACAAFAVRETFDTPLQ; this comes from the coding sequence ATGGTATCGGAAAGCACGCTTACCACTCGTGCGGGCAGCACAGTTACCCGCAGCGCCAGGAGGGCAATTGTTGCGGCCAGCTTCGGCACATACGTGGAGTATTACGACTTTGTCGTATACGGGTATGTCGCTGTGTACATCGCCCATGCGTACTTCCCCTCCGACAATCCCCTCGTCGGCTTACTGCTCACCTTCGGGGCTTTTGCTGCGAGCTACGTCGCGCGTCCGCTGGGCGCGGTAATCTTCTCCCCGCTTGGCGACAAGTACGGACGCAAAACCGTACTCGCCGTCGTCATCTTGATGATGACCCTTGCGACCGCAGCGATCGGGCTTCTACCGACATATGCACAGATCGGTCTCTTCGCCCCGATACTGCTCACCGTGCTTCGTGTCCTACAGGGGATCTCAGCCGGTGGCGAATACGGTGGCGCAACCTCGCTGATCGCCGAGTTCTCCCCACCCGACAAGCGTGGGTTCTACGTCGGATTCATAGCTCTCACAACTGGTCTTGCACTTCTTACCGGATCGATCGTGGCTCTCTCCCTTACACGGATGCTGCCGGAGGAATCCATGCTCTCATGGGGATGGCGTATCCCCTTACTGCTCTCCCTACCGCTTGGTCTTGTCGGCCTGTACATCCGATTCAAACTTGAGGAGACCCCGCACTTTGCTGCGCTGAGCTCGCAAGAAAAGGCGGTAAACAAACCTCTGGCAACTACTGTCAAACGTGACTACAAGACGGTCATACTCACAATTGGACTCGCGGCCACGAACGCAAGCTTGCTGGCTGTCTACTTCATCTATATGCCATCAGCTTTGAAGCAATTCGGGAATTTCGAGGCCGCCGATGCCCAACTCATCACGTTCTCTGGACTGGCCGCCTACTGCCTGGCAATCGTTCCCTTCGCAAAGCTGACCGACAAGGTAGGTCGCCGCCCACAGTTGATCGCCTCGACGATCGCGCTTGTCCTCGTAATCTATCCATCCTTCCTGTTGGTATCACATGGCAGTATTGCTCTTGCTGTCTTGGGTATGGTCATCGTCACGCCGCTTATGGCAGCCAATGTAACGGCGGTGCTCCCGCTCCTTACCGAGCTATTCACTACCGCCAACCGGTACACCGGATTGTCGTTGGGCTGGCAGATCGCGACCACGCTGTTCTCGGGCCCCACTCCGGTCGTGCTGGCCGCGCTGGCCGGGGCCGCTGGCGCAACGATGCCGGCGTTCTATGCGATGGCCATCGTCGCACTGTCAGCATGTGCCGCATTTGCCGTTCGGGAAACCTTCGATACACCACTGCAGTAG